In Populus alba chromosome 1, ASM523922v2, whole genome shotgun sequence, a single window of DNA contains:
- the LOC118036683 gene encoding probable glutathione S-transferase, translating into MAGDQVTLLDFWSSPFGMRVRIALAEKGVKYEYSEQDLRNKSDLLLQMNPVHKKIPVLVHDGKPVCESLIIVQYIDEVWKDKAPLMPSDPYERAQSRFWADFVDKKIYDFGRKIWTTNGEDQEAAKKDFIDSLKLLEGELGDKPYFGGETLGYVDVALLPFYCWFYAYETIGNFNIEVDCPKLIACCKRCLQKESVSKSLKDFQILYDFAVMVRKKLGLE; encoded by the exons ATGGCTGGTGATCAAGTAACCCTGTTGGATTTCTGGTCAAGTCCATTTGGTATGAGAGTGAGAATAGCTTTGGCTGAAAAGGGTGTAAAGTATGAGTACAGTGAACAAGATTTGAGGAATAAAAGTGATTTGCTTCTTCAAATGAATCCCGTTCACAAGAAAATCCCAGTTCTTGTCCATGATGGGAAACCTGTTTGTGAGTCACTTATCATTGTTCAGTATATTGATGAGGTGTGGAAGGACAAGGCTCCTTTGATGCCTTCTGATCCTTACGAGAGAGCTCAGTCTAGGTTTTGGGCAGATTTTGTTGACAAAAAG ATCTATGACTTTGGGAGGAAGATATGGACAACAAACGGAGAAGATCAGGAGGCAGCCAAGAAGGATTTCATTGACAGCCTCAAGCTTTTGGAAGGAGAGCTTGGAGACAAGCCTTACTTTGGGGGCGAGACCCTCGGCTACGTTGATGTAGCACTACTTCCTTTCTATTGCTGGTTTTATGCCTATGAAACCATCGGCAACTTCAATATAGAAGTTGACTGTCCGAAGCTTATTGCTTGCTGTAAGAGGTGCTTGCAGAAAGAGAGCGTGTCCAAGTCTCTAAAAGATTTTCAGATACTCTATGATTTCGCTGTGATGGTAAGGAAGAAGCTTGGGCTTGAGTAG